TTTTCAACCAAGCTTAAATCAACTCACTCATGAAATTTAAATTTTTAATACTGTCTTCATTATTCCTTTTTTTGCTAACGGCATCTAATTGTAATTCTAGTTCGGATGTTAATGAAACTCCTGATGTAGAAGTGGACAATAAAGATCCAAAAGAAGGCGAGGAGAAAGAGGAAGAGACAGAAGAAGATTACAGTACAATGGCGGTTCCTGCGGATCCAGGTTCAGGATTGGAATGGAAATTTCAAGATTTTTCGGATGATTTTGAATATGAGGCACCAGCAGGAAATAAAGGCGATGCCTTTTTTAATAAATGGGATGACTTTTACCATAATAATTGGTCTGGACCGGGCTTGACCGAATGGAGTAGGGATATCCCATTTGTAGCCGATGGTTTATTGCAAATACCGGCGAAAAGAAAAGCTGGTACAAATAAAATAAGCACAGGTTGCATTACGAATAAAACAAGGGTTCAGTATCCTGTTTATGTAGAGGCGAGAGCTAAAATCATGAACTCAGTTTTAGCCAACGGTATTTGGATGTTAAGTCCAGATGATACACAAGAAATAGATATAATGGAAGCTTATGGAGCGGCATATTCAGAAAGTGCCCAAGCGAGCCATTCATGGTATGAAGTTAGAATGCATATTAGTCACCATGTATTTATAAGGGACCCATTTCAAGATTATCAGCCTAAAGATGCAGGTTCGTGGTTTATGAAAGATAATATTAAATGGAGAGAGGACTACCATACCTATGGTGTATACTGGAGAGACCCATGGCATTTGGAGTACTATATAGACGGGGAGTTGATTAGGACCGTATCTGGTAAGGATCAAATTGATCCTTTGTTTTACACAAATGCAACGAACCCAGGCGATACCAGTTCTGATACGCGTACAGGATTAAGTAAAGAAATGGATATTATTATAGATGTGGAAGATCAGGACTGGAGATCTAGTCCAGCATCTGGAAATCAATCGGATACATATACACCAACAGATAATGAGCTTTCAGATACTGAAGGCCATACGCTGAAGGTAGACTGGATAAGAATATACAAACCAGTGGAAAAATAGTTGTTAGTTTATTTAATTGAGTTAAGGGCATGGGGTTGTTACCATGCTCTTTTTTTGGTTTTTCTTTATTGTTGCAACTGAAGTCTAGTATATGATATTGTCCAATTAGGTAGTAAATGTATAGCTTATCATAATCCTTGAATTAATATGTTGAAAATCAAAATATTATGAAAAACAAGTATCTCCGTTATTAACTTTTTATATGGTTTGTTTTAAAAAATATTCTGTTTGTCTAACATTTTTTATAAAAAATATAATCAATAAGTTATTGTATATTTAAAGGTATAATAACTTC
The genomic region above belongs to Maribacter dokdonensis DSW-8 and contains:
- a CDS encoding family 16 glycosylhydrolase, whose translation is MKFKFLILSSLFLFLLTASNCNSSSDVNETPDVEVDNKDPKEGEEKEEETEEDYSTMAVPADPGSGLEWKFQDFSDDFEYEAPAGNKGDAFFNKWDDFYHNNWSGPGLTEWSRDIPFVADGLLQIPAKRKAGTNKISTGCITNKTRVQYPVYVEARAKIMNSVLANGIWMLSPDDTQEIDIMEAYGAAYSESAQASHSWYEVRMHISHHVFIRDPFQDYQPKDAGSWFMKDNIKWREDYHTYGVYWRDPWHLEYYIDGELIRTVSGKDQIDPLFYTNATNPGDTSSDTRTGLSKEMDIIIDVEDQDWRSSPASGNQSDTYTPTDNELSDTEGHTLKVDWIRIYKPVEK